The following proteins come from a genomic window of Flavobacteriaceae bacterium MAR_2010_188:
- a CDS encoding glycine dehydrogenase: MNTNSFALRHIGPSENEQSEMLNAIGANSIDQLIYETIPDDIKLKNPLDLDAPMSEYEYSVHINELSKKNKIFKNYIGLGYHPTILPAVIQRNILENPGWYTAYTPYQAEIAQGRLEALLNFQTMVTDLTGMELANASLLDESTAAAEAMSLLFAVRDRDQKKNNVNKFFVSDKVLPQTISLLQTRAEPIGIELNIGKEEIFDFHDDHFGALLQYPGSDGGITDIKKLIEDANNSGIKVAVAADIMSLVILEAPGNFGADVVIGTTQRFGIPMGYGGPHAAFFATKEEYKREIPGRIIGVTKDANGNRALRMALQTREQHIKRDRATSNICTAQVLLAVMAGMYSVYHGPEGLRYIAENIHNKASNLAEAFTNAGVEQVNEFFFDTIQIKADADRVKQIAESKEINFFYPGSDCITISINETTSLADLNDIILVFNEALDLNISKIESLKELTNLPANLSRKSGFLELEIFNRYQSETELMRYIKSLERKDLSLNHSMISLGSCTMKLNAASEMLPLSSPNWGAMHPFAPIDQVEGYQIVLKTLEDQLTEITGFSATSLQPNSGAQGEYAGLMVIKAFHEANGNTHRNICIIPSSAHGTNPASAVMAGMKVVVTKSTEEGNIDIDDLREKAELYKDNLAALMVTYPSTHGVYESGIREITKIIHDNGGQVYMDGANMNAQVGLTNPGNIGADVCHLNLHKTFAIPHGGGGPGVGPICVAEQLVPFLPGNPIIKVGGEQAITAISSAPYGSALACLISYGYIKMLGAEGLKKSTEIAILNANYIKKRLEGQFDTLYSGERGRAAHEMIIDCRPFKANGIEVVDIAKRLMDYGFHAPTVSFPVAGTMMIEPTESESKEEIDRFCDAMISIKKEIDAIDKSQTDNLLKNAPHTVDLLTATNWDFPYTREEAAFPLEFVRDNKFWPSVRRVDDAYGDRNLICTCAPIEEYMDA, from the coding sequence ATGAATACAAATTCTTTTGCTCTTCGCCACATAGGACCCAGTGAAAATGAACAAAGCGAAATGCTCAATGCAATCGGCGCTAATAGTATTGATCAACTTATTTACGAAACTATTCCCGACGATATTAAGCTTAAAAATCCTTTAGATTTAGATGCTCCGATGTCAGAATATGAATATTCTGTGCACATCAACGAGCTGAGTAAGAAGAACAAAATTTTCAAGAATTACATCGGTCTTGGATATCATCCTACCATTTTACCGGCGGTAATCCAAAGAAATATTTTAGAAAACCCGGGATGGTACACCGCTTACACGCCTTACCAAGCAGAGATTGCCCAAGGTAGATTAGAAGCCTTGTTAAACTTCCAGACCATGGTAACCGATTTAACCGGTATGGAATTGGCGAATGCAAGTTTATTGGACGAAAGCACTGCCGCGGCAGAAGCAATGAGCCTTTTATTTGCAGTTCGTGACCGTGACCAAAAGAAAAATAATGTCAACAAATTCTTTGTTTCTGACAAAGTTCTTCCGCAGACAATTTCCTTATTACAAACAAGGGCAGAACCAATTGGTATCGAACTTAACATAGGAAAAGAAGAGATTTTCGACTTTCACGATGACCATTTTGGCGCTCTACTACAATATCCAGGGAGCGACGGTGGTATTACCGATATTAAAAAGTTAATTGAAGACGCCAATAATTCGGGTATCAAAGTAGCGGTTGCTGCAGATATTATGAGTTTGGTAATTTTAGAAGCTCCAGGAAATTTTGGTGCCGATGTAGTTATTGGGACCACCCAACGTTTCGGGATTCCGATGGGCTACGGTGGACCTCACGCAGCATTTTTTGCCACTAAAGAAGAATACAAACGAGAAATCCCAGGTCGTATCATTGGAGTAACCAAGGATGCTAATGGAAACAGAGCTTTAAGGATGGCATTGCAAACCCGGGAACAGCATATAAAGAGAGATCGGGCGACTTCCAATATTTGCACCGCACAAGTCCTTTTGGCAGTAATGGCGGGGATGTATTCTGTTTATCATGGACCAGAAGGCTTAAGGTATATCGCTGAAAATATTCACAATAAAGCTTCAAATTTGGCCGAAGCCTTCACAAATGCTGGAGTTGAGCAGGTGAATGAATTTTTCTTTGATACTATTCAAATTAAAGCAGATGCAGATAGAGTGAAGCAAATAGCAGAATCTAAGGAAATTAATTTCTTTTATCCAGGTTCTGATTGCATTACTATTTCGATCAACGAAACAACTTCTCTAGCTGATTTAAATGATATTATTTTAGTTTTTAATGAAGCACTAGATCTTAATATTTCTAAAATTGAAAGCTTAAAGGAATTAACCAATCTTCCGGCTAATCTTAGTCGTAAAAGTGGATTTCTAGAATTAGAGATTTTCAACCGTTATCAGTCGGAAACAGAATTGATGCGTTATATAAAATCATTAGAAAGAAAAGATCTTTCCTTGAATCATTCTATGATTTCTCTAGGATCTTGTACCATGAAGTTGAACGCAGCATCAGAAATGTTACCGCTTAGTTCTCCTAATTGGGGAGCGATGCATCCCTTTGCGCCGATAGATCAAGTTGAAGGTTATCAAATTGTTTTAAAGACCTTAGAAGACCAGTTAACCGAGATTACGGGTTTCTCCGCTACCTCACTTCAACCAAATTCTGGAGCTCAGGGAGAATATGCAGGTTTAATGGTGATTAAAGCTTTTCACGAAGCAAACGGAAACACGCATAGAAATATTTGTATCATTCCATCGTCGGCACACGGTACAAACCCCGCAAGTGCAGTAATGGCCGGGATGAAAGTTGTGGTTACAAAATCAACGGAAGAGGGAAATATAGACATTGATGACTTAAGGGAAAAGGCAGAATTATACAAAGACAATCTTGCCGCTCTTATGGTTACCTATCCTTCTACTCACGGTGTTTACGAATCAGGTATACGTGAGATTACCAAAATAATTCACGATAACGGTGGTCAAGTCTATATGGATGGCGCCAATATGAATGCGCAGGTAGGGCTTACCAATCCAGGAAACATTGGTGCCGATGTCTGTCATTTAAATTTACATAAAACGTTTGCCATTCCTCACGGTGGTGGTGGTCCTGGTGTTGGTCCAATTTGTGTGGCAGAACAACTCGTACCATTTTTACCGGGCAATCCAATAATAAAAGTTGGAGGAGAACAAGCGATTACTGCCATATCTTCTGCGCCTTACGGCTCAGCATTAGCCTGCTTGATTTCTTATGGTTATATAAAAATGCTTGGAGCTGAAGGTTTAAAGAAATCAACCGAAATAGCGATTTTAAATGCTAACTACATTAAGAAACGTTTGGAGGGACAATTTGATACGCTGTATTCTGGTGAGCGCGGCAGAGCTGCTCATGAAATGATTATTGACTGTCGTCCTTTTAAAGCAAATGGAATTGAAGTTGTAGATATCGCTAAACGTCTTATGGATTACGGATTTCATGCGCCGACAGTTTCATTCCCAGTAGCAGGAACGATGATGATCGAACCGACAGAAAGTGAAAGCAAGGAAGAAATTGACCGTTTCTGTGATGCCATGATTTCCATCAAAAAAGAAATCGATGCAATCGATAAGTCACAAACCGATAATTTATTGAAGAATGCACCCCATACGGTAGACCTTTTAACGGCTACTAATTGGGATTTCCCATATACTCGGGAAGAGGCGGCATTTCCTTTGGAATTCGTGAGAGATAATAAATTTTGGCCCTCAGTAAGACGTGTAGACGACGCCTATGGAGACAGAAATCTTATCTGTACTTGTGCGCCGATTGAAGAATATATGGACGCTTAA
- a CDS encoding probable protein-translocating porin PorT, translating to MKKILIILTIFFLCQNLPAQIFTKEKIPNIENFDQQLLTWGFYLGLNNYDFKFTYDKKVKDILVNKNVGFSVGLVSDLRVNNFVNLRFEPGLFISQRDLIYDPSYFDGMEYNDNDLIREVKSTYIHFPLLLKVSTKRLNNFKPFILGGFSTALNLSSNQENPDDNSVGQFRTKKSVNFYELGIGIDFYLYWFKFTPSLRGIFAINDEVIRDKDANSPWTGDIATMKTRGVFLNFTFQ from the coding sequence ATGAAAAAAATACTTATCATTTTAACCATATTTTTCTTGTGCCAAAACCTTCCGGCCCAAATCTTTACCAAGGAAAAAATTCCGAATATTGAAAATTTTGACCAGCAGCTTTTAACCTGGGGTTTCTATTTAGGTCTTAACAATTACGATTTCAAATTTACTTACGATAAAAAAGTCAAGGATATTTTAGTGAACAAGAATGTCGGGTTTAGCGTAGGACTCGTTTCTGATTTGCGGGTAAATAATTTCGTTAACCTAAGATTTGAACCGGGTCTTTTTATCTCTCAAAGAGATTTGATCTATGACCCAAGTTATTTTGATGGGATGGAATACAATGATAACGATTTGATTAGGGAAGTGAAATCTACATATATCCATTTTCCTTTATTGTTGAAAGTTTCTACCAAGCGACTTAATAACTTTAAGCCTTTTATTTTAGGTGGTTTCTCAACTGCTTTAAATTTATCGAGCAATCAGGAAAACCCAGACGATAACAGCGTCGGGCAATTTAGAACCAAGAAAAGCGTTAATTTCTACGAACTTGGTATCGGTATTGACTTTTATCTATACTGGTTCAAGTTTACGCCATCCTTAAGAGGAATCTTTGCTATCAATGATGAAGTTATTAGGGATAAAGACGCCAACAGTCCATGGACGGGAGATATCGCCACTATGAAGACACGAGGCGTATTCTTAAATTTTACTTTTCAATAA
- a CDS encoding RNA polymerase sigma-70 factor, ECF subfamily: protein MPTNQLDPKQWIDMYSDYLFNYTVTRINDRELAKDLVQETFYAGLKSMKNFKGEASERTWLVSILKRKIIDQYRKQNSKKGKAEVRMTYIGEDDEGDWLEERVPDSTDLNAEDKMENEELGDAIYGCMEKLTPKQAEVFKMKTILQYETEAICSKLNITPSNLWVIIHRARQTLAECLEKNWYQSR from the coding sequence ATGCCTACCAACCAGCTAGATCCAAAACAGTGGATCGATATGTATTCTGATTATCTCTTTAACTATACGGTGACCCGCATAAATGATAGAGAATTGGCCAAGGATTTGGTGCAGGAAACATTTTACGCTGGTCTTAAATCCATGAAGAATTTTAAAGGTGAAGCCAGCGAAAGAACGTGGTTGGTATCTATTTTAAAGCGTAAGATCATTGATCAATATAGAAAACAGAATAGTAAAAAAGGAAAAGCCGAAGTTAGGATGACCTATATCGGTGAGGATGATGAGGGAGATTGGCTAGAAGAAAGAGTGCCCGATAGCACCGACCTTAATGCCGAAGATAAAATGGAGAATGAAGAACTTGGGGACGCCATTTACGGATGTATGGAGAAACTTACTCCTAAACAGGCCGAGGTTTTTAAAATGAAGACAATCTTGCAATACGAAACTGAGGCAATTTGCAGCAAACTCAACATTACGCCATCTAACCTTTGGGTAATTATACATAGGGCGAGACAGACGTTGGCAGAATGTTTAGAAAAAAACTGGTACCAAAGCAGATGA
- a CDS encoding demethylmenaquinone methyltransferase / 2-methoxy-6-polyprenyl-1,4-benzoquinol methylase, which yields MKITPYKDSNRTKKEQVSDMFDTISGEYDNLNRVISFGIDVKWRKKVVDLVQKSNPSNILDIATGTGDLAIALAKTSAKNIVGLDISEGMLDVGRKKIKAKNLGDKIEMVTGDSENLPFEDNTFDAITVAFGVRNFENLEVGLAEILRVLKPKGTFVILETSVPEKTPFKQGYKLYSKNILPYIGKLFSKDQSAYSYLSESASVFPYGEELNNILRQIGFISVEDLPQTFGVATIYTASK from the coding sequence TTGAAAATTACCCCATATAAGGATAGCAATCGCACTAAAAAGGAGCAAGTATCGGACATGTTCGACACTATTTCTGGTGAATACGACAACCTGAACCGGGTGATTTCGTTCGGTATTGATGTTAAATGGCGTAAGAAGGTTGTGGATTTGGTGCAGAAATCAAATCCTAGCAATATTTTGGACATTGCCACGGGTACTGGCGACTTGGCCATTGCGCTCGCTAAAACTTCAGCCAAAAATATTGTTGGCTTAGACATAAGCGAAGGAATGCTCGATGTTGGGAGAAAAAAGATTAAGGCGAAGAATCTTGGTGATAAGATTGAAATGGTTACTGGAGATTCCGAAAACCTTCCTTTTGAAGACAATACTTTTGATGCCATTACCGTAGCTTTTGGCGTTAGGAACTTTGAAAATCTAGAAGTTGGTCTCGCAGAAATACTCAGAGTGTTAAAACCAAAAGGCACATTCGTTATCCTTGAAACTTCTGTTCCGGAAAAAACTCCTTTTAAGCAGGGCTACAAGTTATATTCAAAAAACATTTTGCCTTACATCGGTAAACTTTTCTCAAAAGACCAGTCTGCCTACTCCTATTTAAGCGAATCTGCATCGGTATTTCCCTATGGTGAAGAGTTGAACAATATTTTAAGACAAATTGGGTTTATAAGTGTCGAAGACCTTCCCCAAACATTTGGGGTGGCAACAATTTATACGGCTTCCAAATAA
- a CDS encoding trk system potassium uptake protein TrkA: MKIIIAGAGEVGFHLAKLLSYEAQEITLIDTDRKSLAYANDHLDIRVIKGDATSIKILKDAQIEQTTLFIAVTSSETTNITACVLAKQLGAKRTIARISNAEFIEQKEEVGFSQFGIDELISPESLAAAEIELLLNQYGFNDSYEFEDGALTMLSLRLPRTATFVGKTVQQAAELYPELHFVPIAIQRLATHYTIIPRGDTIFKEGDTVVFITSKGGDEELFAMSGKIKTDIKDIMILGGSKIGQKTAKDLCSHNYRVKLVESDKDIAFDLAEDLPSTLVINGDGRNVDLLEEENISDMDAFIAVTGNSEINIMSCLVAKSKGVKKTIALVENMDYYQLSHSIGIDTLVNKKLLAANNIFRYIRKGEVVAMTKLTNMNAELLEFKVTTQCKVTKKKIKDLDFPRSAIIGGVIRNGVGKIPLGDFVIEIGDRVVVCCLPRSISDIEKFFV; encoded by the coding sequence ATGAAAATAATCATCGCCGGTGCGGGTGAAGTAGGGTTTCATTTGGCAAAACTACTTTCTTATGAAGCACAGGAAATTACCCTTATAGATACCGATAGAAAGAGTTTGGCTTACGCCAATGACCATTTAGACATTAGGGTCATTAAAGGGGATGCAACTTCAATAAAAATTTTAAAGGACGCGCAGATAGAACAGACTACGCTTTTTATAGCCGTAACCTCTTCTGAAACTACCAATATTACGGCATGTGTATTAGCCAAGCAATTAGGTGCCAAGCGAACAATTGCCAGGATTTCTAACGCTGAATTTATCGAGCAAAAGGAAGAAGTTGGTTTTTCACAGTTTGGTATCGATGAATTGATTTCTCCTGAAAGCCTTGCCGCCGCCGAGATAGAATTATTGTTGAATCAATATGGTTTTAACGATAGTTACGAGTTTGAAGATGGCGCGTTAACCATGTTAAGTTTAAGGCTTCCTAGGACCGCGACTTTTGTTGGAAAGACGGTGCAACAAGCTGCAGAATTGTATCCAGAACTTCATTTTGTACCAATTGCAATTCAGCGTTTGGCAACCCATTATACCATAATTCCTAGAGGTGATACCATCTTTAAGGAAGGCGATACCGTCGTTTTTATTACTTCAAAAGGTGGAGACGAAGAACTTTTCGCGATGTCTGGTAAGATTAAAACCGATATCAAAGATATTATGATTTTGGGCGGAAGTAAAATCGGCCAAAAGACGGCCAAAGATCTTTGCTCGCACAATTATAGAGTAAAACTGGTTGAAAGCGATAAGGATATTGCTTTTGATTTAGCCGAAGATTTGCCAAGTACCTTGGTGATAAATGGTGATGGGCGTAACGTGGATTTGCTGGAAGAAGAAAATATCTCTGATATGGATGCTTTTATCGCGGTCACTGGTAATTCCGAAATAAATATCATGTCCTGTTTAGTGGCAAAGTCTAAGGGCGTTAAAAAAACGATTGCCTTGGTAGAAAATATGGATTATTACCAGCTTTCTCATTCGATTGGTATCGATACGTTGGTGAACAAAAAGCTATTGGCAGCCAATAACATTTTTAGATACATTAGAAAAGGTGAAGTTGTGGCAATGACCAAACTAACCAATATGAACGCCGAACTTCTGGAGTTTAAGGTTACTACTCAATGTAAGGTGACCAAGAAAAAAATAAAGGATTTAGATTTTCCTAGATCTGCAATTATCGGAGGTGTCATCCGTAATGGAGTTGGCAAGATTCCGCTGGGAGATTTTGTAATTGAAATTGGAGATAGGGTAGTGGTTTGTTGTCTGCCTCGTTCAATTTCTGATATAGAAAAATTCTTCGTTTAA
- a CDS encoding 3-oxoacyl-[acyl-carrier-protein] synthase-3: protein MAIKITGTGSYIPDIVEKNADFINHQFLDTAGNNFSHENHVIIEKFEAITGIGERRYAEESQNSSDLAFFAAEKAIKDANIDPETLDYIIVAHNFGDVKANGEQSDLVPCLASRVKHNLRIKNPKCVAYDILFGCPGWLEALIQAKAFISAGIAKKCLVIGSETLSRVVDKHDRDSMIYSDGAGATVVEFVDGEDGILAHETMSFTFDEAYYLNFAKSNNQTLSPDTRYLKMDGRKIYEFALSHVPNAIKTCLEKSGMDITDVKKIFIHQANEKMDEAILKRLYRLYGTKIPDDIMPMSIHYLGNSSVATIPTLLDLVRNNQLENHSLQKGDVIVFASVGGGMHINAAVYKY from the coding sequence ATGGCAATAAAGATTACTGGTACAGGTAGCTATATCCCTGACATAGTTGAAAAGAACGCTGATTTTATTAATCATCAATTCTTGGATACTGCCGGCAATAATTTTTCTCATGAGAACCATGTTATCATCGAAAAATTTGAAGCTATTACAGGTATTGGCGAGCGACGGTATGCTGAAGAATCTCAAAACTCTTCAGATTTAGCCTTTTTTGCCGCCGAGAAAGCCATTAAAGATGCCAATATTGATCCAGAAACATTAGATTATATAATCGTTGCGCACAATTTTGGCGATGTAAAAGCCAATGGTGAGCAAAGTGATTTGGTTCCTTGTTTGGCTTCTCGAGTAAAGCACAATCTAAGGATTAAAAATCCTAAATGTGTTGCCTACGATATTCTTTTCGGATGTCCTGGCTGGCTAGAAGCTCTGATTCAGGCAAAAGCTTTTATTTCTGCTGGAATCGCAAAAAAATGTTTGGTTATTGGCAGCGAAACCCTTTCCCGGGTAGTAGACAAACACGACCGCGATTCGATGATTTATTCAGATGGCGCTGGTGCCACGGTTGTAGAATTTGTAGATGGTGAAGACGGAATATTAGCTCATGAAACGATGAGCTTCACTTTTGACGAAGCTTATTATCTAAATTTTGCTAAGTCAAATAATCAAACGCTAAGTCCTGATACTAGATATCTCAAAATGGATGGTCGGAAAATTTACGAATTCGCCCTTTCGCACGTACCAAATGCCATCAAAACCTGTCTGGAAAAAAGTGGAATGGATATTACGGATGTAAAGAAAATCTTTATCCATCAGGCCAATGAGAAAATGGATGAAGCCATTTTAAAACGTCTCTACCGCTTGTATGGCACTAAAATACCTGATGATATTATGCCAATGAGCATTCATTATCTTGGAAATAGTTCTGTCGCTACCATTCCGACATTACTTGACCTTGTAAGAAATAATCAACTTGAAAATCATAGTCTCCAAAAAGGAGATGTTATCGTTTTTGCCAGTGTAGGAGGCGGAATGCATATCAACGCAGCGGTTTATAAATATTGA
- a CDS encoding Glycosyl transferase family 2 codes for MKFCIIIPAHNEVDFIGKTLQSLSKQTLLPSEVIVVNDNSTDNTSSIIKDFTEKYAFIKSINIISSDQHMPGTKIINAFNKGLEAVKEEYDILCKFDADLIFPSEYLEKLSIHFDKDKKLGMAAGFCYIEENGNWKLENLTRKDHIRGALKAYRKECFKEMGGLKESIGWDTVDELLAIFHGWNLLTDPRLMVKHLKPTGQSYSKKSQYLQGEAFFKMRYGLLITTITAAKMAMKKKNSKVFQDYIQGYLKAKNGDIKPIVSEEEGRFIRSYRWKGIKEKFSR; via the coding sequence ATGAAATTCTGTATCATTATTCCCGCTCATAATGAAGTAGACTTTATTGGAAAAACGCTTCAATCTTTGTCAAAACAAACATTGTTGCCTTCAGAAGTCATTGTTGTAAACGACAATTCTACCGACAATACCTCGAGTATTATTAAAGATTTTACTGAGAAATATGCGTTTATAAAATCCATAAACATCATATCGTCGGACCAGCATATGCCCGGCACAAAAATCATTAATGCCTTTAATAAAGGTTTAGAAGCTGTAAAAGAAGAATACGACATTCTCTGCAAGTTCGATGCAGATCTCATTTTCCCAAGTGAATACCTTGAAAAACTTTCAATTCATTTTGATAAAGATAAAAAACTCGGCATGGCAGCTGGCTTTTGCTATATTGAAGAAAACGGGAATTGGAAGCTAGAAAATCTCACTAGAAAGGACCATATTAGAGGCGCCTTAAAGGCGTATAGAAAAGAATGTTTTAAAGAAATGGGTGGCCTTAAGGAATCCATTGGTTGGGACACGGTTGACGAATTGTTGGCAATCTTTCACGGCTGGAATCTTTTGACCGATCCTAGATTAATGGTAAAACATTTAAAACCTACGGGGCAGAGTTATTCCAAAAAATCACAATACCTTCAAGGTGAAGCTTTTTTTAAAATGAGATATGGGCTTCTAATTACCACAATCACCGCTGCAAAAATGGCGATGAAGAAAAAGAATTCTAAAGTATTTCAAGATTATATTCAAGGGTATTTAAAAGCAAAAAATGGCGATATTAAACCAATCGTTTCCGAAGAAGAAGGTCGTTTTATAAGAAGTTACCGCTGGAAAGGGATAAAGGAAAAGTTTTCAAGATAA
- a CDS encoding trk system potassium uptake protein TrkH: MKINLKIILHFFGLLILFNGGFILLSALVSLIYKDGVTMQLCLAGAAACLVGAVFMFFTRDHKKELKKREGYIVVTFGWIVMSLTGTLPYLVTETIPSFTNAFFETMSGYTTTGATILNDIEVVPKGVLFWRSLTHWIGGMGIIVLAIAILPLLGIGGMQLFAAESPGPNADKLHPRITDTAKRLWLIYFGYTAAETVLLKAAGMSFFDAINHALCTLSTGGFSTKNASVAYWNGEPIIQYIIILFMFLAGTNFVLSYFAFKGKFSKILQDEEFKLYFKFIVIFTIIAATIIYFRADFLLSSINHPMVWGRAESSFRHALFQVLTVITTTGFVTADFTLFTPFLVVFFFGLMFLGGSAGSTAGGVKVMRHLILIKNGFLEFKRALHPNAVLPVRYNMKSVPGEIVFNILGFFILYMLSFIVGALGFSMMQINFESSVGLAASTLGNVGPALGDFGPVNNYSALPGIGKWWAAFLMLIGRLELFTVLILLTPFFWRNR; this comes from the coding sequence ATGAAAATCAATTTAAAGATAATCCTTCATTTTTTTGGGCTTCTAATCCTTTTTAATGGTGGATTTATTTTGCTTTCGGCATTAGTAAGTTTGATTTACAAAGACGGAGTTACCATGCAATTGTGTCTCGCCGGAGCTGCGGCCTGTCTTGTAGGCGCGGTTTTCATGTTTTTTACGAGAGATCATAAAAAAGAACTTAAGAAAAGGGAAGGTTATATCGTGGTAACTTTTGGGTGGATCGTCATGTCCTTAACCGGTACACTTCCATATTTGGTTACTGAGACTATACCTTCATTTACCAACGCCTTTTTCGAAACAATGTCCGGCTACACAACCACCGGCGCCACGATTTTAAATGATATTGAAGTCGTACCAAAAGGTGTGTTGTTCTGGAGAAGTTTAACCCATTGGATCGGTGGCATGGGAATCATCGTACTTGCAATTGCCATATTACCTCTATTAGGAATTGGGGGAATGCAGCTGTTTGCTGCGGAATCACCCGGTCCCAATGCAGACAAATTACATCCGCGGATTACCGATACTGCCAAACGTTTATGGTTGATTTATTTTGGTTATACCGCAGCAGAAACGGTATTATTGAAAGCTGCGGGGATGTCCTTTTTCGACGCAATCAATCATGCGCTCTGTACCTTATCAACCGGAGGATTTTCAACTAAAAATGCCAGTGTTGCCTATTGGAACGGAGAACCAATCATTCAATATATTATTATTCTTTTTATGTTTTTGGCGGGGACAAATTTTGTCTTAAGCTACTTTGCCTTTAAGGGGAAATTTAGCAAGATCTTGCAAGATGAAGAATTTAAACTATACTTTAAATTCATTGTTATATTCACGATTATTGCCGCGACGATAATTTACTTTAGAGCAGATTTTTTATTATCGAGTATCAATCATCCTATGGTTTGGGGTCGGGCAGAAAGTTCTTTTAGACACGCGCTCTTTCAAGTTTTGACCGTAATCACGACAACCGGATTTGTAACGGCAGATTTTACGCTTTTCACGCCGTTCTTGGTGGTGTTCTTTTTTGGACTTATGTTCTTGGGAGGAAGCGCAGGGAGTACCGCAGGTGGTGTAAAAGTAATGAGACACCTTATCCTAATAAAAAATGGATTTTTAGAGTTTAAACGCGCCCTCCACCCCAATGCAGTGCTGCCGGTTCGTTATAATATGAAGTCGGTTCCCGGAGAAATCGTTTTTAATATTCTCGGATTCTTCATCCTTTATATGCTCTCATTTATTGTCGGCGCACTCGGATTTTCGATGATGCAAATCAATTTTGAATCCTCGGTAGGTCTTGCGGCTTCTACATTAGGAAATGTTGGTCCTGCGCTCGGAGATTTTGGTCCAGTAAATAATTATTCCGCCTTGCCCGGAATTGGGAAATGGTGGGCAGCATTTTTAATGTTGATTGGAAGGCTAGAACTTTTTACGGTTCTTATATTATTGACTCCATTCTTTTGGAGGAATCGATAA